A genome region from Calliopsis andreniformis isolate RMS-2024a chromosome 2, iyCalAndr_principal, whole genome shotgun sequence includes the following:
- the Neos gene encoding nuclear receptor coactivator protein neosin, whose product MSVRLLKDPATVSSRIFVGHLQTDDMTKHELEEHFSKYGTVVGSAINRGFGFVQFEDEQSAQKAIQNEDGAMFKGRRIDVRPAKKDNQSGGGVGGPGKPPQGGPNNQFNPGNNHFNPGNDSFSSGNQSFGGNSSFNANQSFNCDPPLNDSQKGNNMPNRGNDQFGDGNQNRENDQFGNQNRNNGNDQFNNMQNKGNNQFNLNNQNRGPNQFGPGGNQNRPGGNQNRNTINQNNQGGGGGGGGNQGGGRQRGSRGGKGRNKNRDNSANNFRDRSPINRGGRLEDKGGRGDWDHKQGDNRLRGNSFGRESFNDNNNRYEDFKNSGPRDMTMSFNNTNTTNEYPATATEKNDCEIIVVNKALTEYAESIETRLKKIGLTVDLLFPNEDVLLSRVLGNIASRGCLYAVVVTPINQEHHSLTLNILHGLPQEHRNMLVEDAINLISRDFANYKAGGRSVPLNTPFANERHPDAIQVLLNMLADNHQLTVLQYDRVIKYLEIKREEQVQVELGDVKDLPTTTTTLTVSDPKQAELQSRILNILNSNKTSSSAPAPSPVPAPTAAPTPVPPATWGTAASTATTASTTTTTTGVSPSPLLNDPTVQKALDSLLQGNLLKSIGDQQPATTTTPLFAAFSNIGRF is encoded by the exons ATGAGCGTGAGACTCTTGAAGGATCCTGCTACTGTAAGCAGCCGTATATTTGTCGGCCACTTACAGACTGATGATATGACTAAACATGAATTGGAGGAACATTTCTCGAAATATGGAACTGTTGTTGGTTCAGCAATAAATCGAGGATTCGGTTTTGTACAGTTCGAAGATGAGCAGTCGGCTCAAAAGGCTATTCAGAATGAAGATGGTGCTATGTTCAAAGGAAGACGAATAG ATGTTAGACCTGCAAAAAAGGACAATCAATCTGGCGGAGGAGTTGGGGGTCCAGGAAAGCCTCCACAAGGAGGCCCCAACAATCAATTTAATCCTGGGAATAATCACTTCAATCCTGGAAACGATTCTTTCAGTAGTGGAAATCAAAGTTTTGGAGGGAACTCAAGTTTTAATGCAAACCAAAGTTTTAACTGTGATCCACCGTTGAATGATAGTCAAAAGGGAAATAACATGCCAAATCGAGGAAATGATCAATTTGGTGATGGAAATCAGAACAGGGAGAATGATCAGTTCGGAAACCAGAACCGAAATAATGGAAATGATCAATTCAATAATATGCAGAATAAAGGAAATAACCAGTTTAACTTGAATAATCAGAACAGAGGTCCCAATCAATTTGGGCCAGGTGGGAATCAAAATAGGCCCGGAGGAAACCAAAATCGCAACACGATTAATCAGAACAATCAAGGTGGTGGTGGGGGAGGGGGAGGGAATCAAGGTGGTGGTAGGCAAAGAGGCAGTAGAGGTGGGAAAGGTCGAAATAAAAACAGAGACAATTCGGCAAACAACTTCAGAGATCGCAGTCCTATTAACAGAGGTGGTCGTTTGGAGGACAAAGGCGGCCGAGGGGATTGGGATCATAAACAAGGCGATAATAGACTAAGAGGGAATAGTTTCGGCAGAGAATCGTTtaacgataataataaccgcTACGAAGATTTCAAGAATTCTGGTCCTAGagatatgaccatgagtttTAA TAACACAAATACAACGAACGAGTATCCAGCTACAGCAACTGAAAAGAATGATTGCGAAATTATTGTTGTCAATAAAGCATTAAC GGAGTATGCAGAAAGTATTGAAACGCGACTGAAAAAAATTGGATTAACCGTAGACTTACTATTTCCAAATGAAGATGTACTACTTAGTAGAGTTCTGGGAAACATAGCAAGCCGTGGCTGTTTGTATGCAGTTGTAGTTACACCTATCAACCAAGAACATCATTCCCTCACATTAAACATTCTTCATGGTTTACCACAAg AACACAGAAACATGCTCGTTGAAGATGCTATCAACTTAATATCACGAGATTTTGCGAATTATAAAGCTGGTGGTCGATCGGTTCCATTAAATACACCTTTTGCGAATGAACGACATCCCGATGCCATTCAAGTTCTTTTAAATATGTTAGCGGATAATCATCAGCTAACAGTATTACAATATGATCGTGTTATAAAATACCTTGAAATCAAACGCGAAGAACAAGTACAAGTAGAATTAGGAGACGTGAAAGATTTACCAACCACGACGACGACGTTAACAGTCAGCGACCCGAAGCAAGCTGAATTACAGTCCAGGATACTTAATATTCTAAATAGTAATAAAACGAGTTCGTCTGCACCAGCGCCTAGTCCAGTGCCTGCTCCAACTGCAGCTCCAACTCCTGTACCACCAGCTACTTGGGGAACAG CAGCATCAACTGCCACAACAGCATCCACAACTACTACCACTACGGGAGTTTCGCCGTCACCTCTACTAAACGATCCGACCGTTCAAAAGGCACTTGACAGTCTGTTGCAAGGCAATTTGCTCAAAAGCATCGGCGATCAGCAACCGGCTACAACCACGACACCTCTGTTTGCCGCTTTTTCGAATATCGGTcgattttaa